The window GCGAGGCTGCCCGCAGGGATGTTCAACGGCTTCGTGCCCGCAGTTCTGCGGTTGTCTCCGGCATTGGAACGGTGCTTTCCGATGATCCTTCGCTGAACGTCCGGCTCGAAGGGCAGGAGCGCCAGCCGCTTCGGGTTGTACTGGATCCCCGGCTCTCCATGCCGGAAACGGCAAAGATGTTGACGCTGCCCGGGAAAACGCTGGTGGTAACGGCTGCCAGCCCCGACGATGCGTGGGAGCGCCTGGAAGCCAGGGGGGCCGAAGTGGTGGCACTTCCTGACGGGCCTGACCGGATCGATCTGCCAGCCATGCTTCGGCTGCTCGCCGAACGGGAAATTAATGAGGTTCTACTGGAGACCGGAGCCATTCTGAGCGGTGCGATGCTCAGGGCCGGATTCATCGATGAATTGGTCGTTTACATGGCGCCCCGCCTGATGGGGGACAGTGCCCGCGGTCTGTTTCGGCTGCCCGGGCTGGATGCGATGGCCGATACCCTCGACCTCGAAATCGACGACATTCGGGCGGTGGGTCGGGATTGGCGGATCACCGCCCGGCCGGTCGTCAAAGCGACGGTATAGTCAGGCAGGAGAACTGGAAGCCATGTTTACCGGAATTATCGAATCCATTGGCGAGATCGCCGCACTTGAACCAAAACAGGATGATGTACGGGCGTATGTCCGTACCGGTAAGCTTGACCTGACGGATGTACAGTTGGGCGACAGTATCGCCGTGAATGGTGTCTGCCTGACGGCGGTTGAACTGCCCGGGGATGGCTTCTGGGCGGATGTCTCGGGCGAGACGCTGTCAAAAACCGGCTTCGGCGATCTCAAGGCCGGCAGCCGGGTGAATCTGGAAAAGGCGCTTACTCCCACCACCCGCCTGGGTGGTCATCTGGTCTCCGGTCATGTGGACGGGGTGGGCCGGGTACTGGAGCGTCACCCGGCGGGGCGTTCGGAGCAGTTCAGGATCGAGGCGCCCGCCGAGCTGGCGCGCTACATCGCCAAAAAAGGATCCATCAGCGTCGACGGCATCAGTCTGACGGTTAATGAAGTGAAAGGGGCGATTTTTGAGCTTAACATCGTCCCGCATACGCTGCAGGAGACCACCATGGGTGAGTTCCGGGCGGGGCGTCGCGTAAATCTGGAAGTCGACATCATTGCCCGTTACCTTGAACGCCTGATCCTTGGCGACAGGGCTGCAGAGCCGAATGGGGCGGGGATTTCGGAGGCTTTTCTCGCCGAAAACGGTTTTTTGAAGAGATAGCGAACCATTGATATGGCACTGAATACCATCGAAGAGATTATCGAGGATATCCGTCTGGGCAAGATGGTTATCCTGATGGATGATGAAGATCGGGAAAACGAGGGGGACCTGATGATGGCCTCCACGATGGTCCGTCCCGATGACATCAATTTTATGGCCCGTTACGGGCGCGGATTAATCTGCATGACCCTGACGCGGGAGCGCTGTGAACAGCTGCACCTGCCGCTGATGGTGACTAACACCAACGACAAGCACGGCACCAACTTCACGCTCTCCATCGAGGCGGCCAAAGGGGTGACCACCGGCATCTCCGCCTACGACCGGGCACATACGGTTCGCACGGCAGCGGCGCCCAATGCCGGGCCTGACGACATCGTACAGCCGGGACACATCTTTCCGCTGATGGCTCAGTCGGGCGGGGTACTGACCCGTGCCGGGCATACGGAAGCGGGTTGCGACATGGCCCGGCTGGCGGGACTGGAGCCCTCGTCGGTGATTGTCGAGATCCTCAATGAGGATGGCACCATGGCGCGCCGTCCGGACCTGGAAAAATTTGCTGAAGAGCACAACCTGAAGATTGGTACGGTTGCGGATCTTATCCACTATCGCCTGCACAACGAACCCAGTGTCGAGCGGGTGGCCGAGTGCACCATGCCCACCGAATGTGGCGAATTCCGGCTCGTCGCCTATCGGGATCTGATTGAACGGGAGTTGCACCTCGCCCTGGTGAAGGGGGAGGTAACCGAGGGTGAACCGACCCTGGTTCGGGTGCATCTGGAACATACCCTGTGTGACCTGTTTGCTAATCAGCGCGGTGACTGCGGTTGGCCGCTGCGTGACGCCCTGTGCCGCATTGCCAACGAGGGCAGCGGGGTTGCCATCATTCTCCGTCAGCACGAGGATGCGGACACCTTGATTCGTCACATCCGCGACTATCAGGTGCAGGATGAGGGGGTCACGCTTCCCAGGCAGGACAAGGTCGAAGACCTGCGGACCTACGGCATCGGCGCACAAATTCTGCTGGACCTCGGTGTGAAGAAAATGCGGGTGCTCTCGGCACCGAAGAAGATGCATGCGCTGTCCGGCTTCGGGCTGGAAGTGGTGGAGTACGTCGACGACTGACGAGGTATCGATGGGCTCGAACTATATCGGGGTCCATCAGGCCTTGTAGTCGAACGGTTTTCTCCGTGTTCTCTGTGGTTTCTATCAGAATGCGCTAGTAACCAAAATTACAGGAAAAAAGTCATGGCTGGGATCAAGAGTTTTGAGGGGGAGCTGACC is drawn from Thiohalomonas denitrificans and contains these coding sequences:
- the ribD gene encoding bifunctional diaminohydroxyphosphoribosylaminopyrimidine deaminase/5-amino-6-(5-phosphoribosylamino)uracil reductase RibD, which produces MSVFTTDDHRHMARAIELAGRGLCTTDPNPRVGCVLVRDGRVVGEGWHEIAGGPHAEVVALRSAGEAARGATAYVTLEPCSHHGKTGPCSDALIEAGVSRVVSAMQDPNPRVAGEGLERLHGQGVDVAVGLMQPQAEALNPGFVMRMRNGRPFVRGKLAMSLDGRTAMASGESLWITGEAARRDVQRLRARSSAVVSGIGTVLSDDPSLNVRLEGQERQPLRVVLDPRLSMPETAKMLTLPGKTLVVTAASPDDAWERLEARGAEVVALPDGPDRIDLPAMLRLLAEREINEVLLETGAILSGAMLRAGFIDELVVYMAPRLMGDSARGLFRLPGLDAMADTLDLEIDDIRAVGRDWRITARPVVKATV
- the ribBA gene encoding bifunctional 3,4-dihydroxy-2-butanone-4-phosphate synthase/GTP cyclohydrolase II; its protein translation is MALNTIEEIIEDIRLGKMVILMDDEDRENEGDLMMASTMVRPDDINFMARYGRGLICMTLTRERCEQLHLPLMVTNTNDKHGTNFTLSIEAAKGVTTGISAYDRAHTVRTAAAPNAGPDDIVQPGHIFPLMAQSGGVLTRAGHTEAGCDMARLAGLEPSSVIVEILNEDGTMARRPDLEKFAEEHNLKIGTVADLIHYRLHNEPSVERVAECTMPTECGEFRLVAYRDLIERELHLALVKGEVTEGEPTLVRVHLEHTLCDLFANQRGDCGWPLRDALCRIANEGSGVAIILRQHEDADTLIRHIRDYQVQDEGVTLPRQDKVEDLRTYGIGAQILLDLGVKKMRVLSAPKKMHALSGFGLEVVEYVDD
- a CDS encoding riboflavin synthase produces the protein MFTGIIESIGEIAALEPKQDDVRAYVRTGKLDLTDVQLGDSIAVNGVCLTAVELPGDGFWADVSGETLSKTGFGDLKAGSRVNLEKALTPTTRLGGHLVSGHVDGVGRVLERHPAGRSEQFRIEAPAELARYIAKKGSISVDGISLTVNEVKGAIFELNIVPHTLQETTMGEFRAGRRVNLEVDIIARYLERLILGDRAAEPNGAGISEAFLAENGFLKR